Proteins from a single region of Takifugu rubripes chromosome 4, fTakRub1.2, whole genome shotgun sequence:
- the ldb1a gene encoding LIM domain-binding protein 1-A isoform X6 gives MSVGGCACPGCSSKSFKLYSPKEPPNGGSFPPFHPGAMLDRDVGPTPMYPPSYMEPGMGRPTPYGNQTDYRIYELNKRLQNWTEDCDNLWWDAFTTEFFEDDAMLTVTFCLEDGPKRYTIGRTLIPRYFRSIFEGGATELFYVLKHPKESFHSNFVSLDCDQCTMVTQNGKPMFTQVCVEGRLYLEFMFDDMMRIKTWHFSIRQHREILPRSILAMHQDPQMLDQLAKNITRCGLSNSTLNYLRLCVILEPMQELMSRHKTYSLSPRDCLKTCLFQKWQRMVAPPAEPARQAPNKRRKRKVSGGSTVSSGGSSNNNSNSKKKSPANSFSLSSQVPDLVGTKTCTVPELEDRS, from the exons CTTCCACCCAGGCGCTATGCTGGACCGGGATGTGGG GCCCACACCCATGTACCCCCCGTCATACATGGAGCCTGGAATGGG GAGACCCACACCATATGGGAACCAGACAGATTACAGGATATATGAGCTGAACAAGAGACTACAGAACTGGACCGAG GATTGTGACAATCTGTGGTGGGACGCGTTCACCACAGAGTTTTTTGAGGATGACGCCATGCTCACCGTCACCTTCTGTCTGGAAGATGGACCCAAACGATACA CCATTGGCAGGACGCTGATTCCAAGATACTTTCGGAGTATTTTCGAAGGGGGCGCCACTGAGCTGTTCTACGTTCTGAAGCACCCAAAGGAGTCGTTCCACAGTAACTTTGTGTCACTCGACTGCGACCAGTGCACCATGGTGACCCAGAATGGCAAACCCATGTTCACGCAG gtgtgtgtggagggccGCCTGTACCTAGAGTTCATGTTTGACGACATGATGAGGATCAAGACGTGGCACTTCAGCATCAGACAACATAGAGAAATCCTACCGAGGAGCATCTTGGCTATGCAC CAGGATCCCCAGATGCTGGATCAGCTGGCCAAAAACATCACCAGATGTGGGCTGTCCAACTCCACACTCAACTACCTCCGT CTTTGTGTGATATTGGAGCCCATGCAGGAGCTGATGTCCAGACATAAGACGTACAGTCTGAGCCCCAGAGACTGCCTGAAGACCTGCCTCTTCCAGAAGTGGCAAAGAATGGTAGCGCCTCCAG CTGAACCGGCGAGACAAGCTCCAAACAAGCGACGGAAAAGGAAGGTGTCTGGAGGGAGCACCGTGAGCTCTGGCGGAAgcagcaataacaacagcaacagcaaaaagaaGAGTCCAGCCAACAGCTTTTCCCTCTCCAGCCAGGTACCT GACCTGGTTGGAACAAAAACCTGTACAGTGCCGGAGCTTGAGGACCGGAGTTGA
- the ldb1a gene encoding LIM domain-binding protein 1-A isoform X7, whose product MSVGGCACPGCSSKSFKLYSPKEPPNGGSFPPFHPGAMLDRDVGPTPMYPPSYMEPGMGRPTPYGNQTDYRIYELNKRLQNWTEDCDNLWWDAFTTEFFEDDAMLTVTFCLEDGPKRYTIGRTLIPRYFRSIFEGGATELFYVLKHPKESFHSNFVSLDCDQCTMVTQNGKPMFTQVCVEGRLYLEFMFDDMMRIKTWHFSIRQHREILPRSILAMHQDPQMLDQLAKNITRCGLSNSTLNYLRLCVILEPMQELMSRHKTYSLSPRDCLKTCLFQKWQRMVAPPAEPARQAPNKRRKRKVSGGSTVSSGGSSNNNSNSKKKSPANSFSLSSQDLVGTKTCTVPELEDRS is encoded by the exons CTTCCACCCAGGCGCTATGCTGGACCGGGATGTGGG GCCCACACCCATGTACCCCCCGTCATACATGGAGCCTGGAATGGG GAGACCCACACCATATGGGAACCAGACAGATTACAGGATATATGAGCTGAACAAGAGACTACAGAACTGGACCGAG GATTGTGACAATCTGTGGTGGGACGCGTTCACCACAGAGTTTTTTGAGGATGACGCCATGCTCACCGTCACCTTCTGTCTGGAAGATGGACCCAAACGATACA CCATTGGCAGGACGCTGATTCCAAGATACTTTCGGAGTATTTTCGAAGGGGGCGCCACTGAGCTGTTCTACGTTCTGAAGCACCCAAAGGAGTCGTTCCACAGTAACTTTGTGTCACTCGACTGCGACCAGTGCACCATGGTGACCCAGAATGGCAAACCCATGTTCACGCAG gtgtgtgtggagggccGCCTGTACCTAGAGTTCATGTTTGACGACATGATGAGGATCAAGACGTGGCACTTCAGCATCAGACAACATAGAGAAATCCTACCGAGGAGCATCTTGGCTATGCAC CAGGATCCCCAGATGCTGGATCAGCTGGCCAAAAACATCACCAGATGTGGGCTGTCCAACTCCACACTCAACTACCTCCGT CTTTGTGTGATATTGGAGCCCATGCAGGAGCTGATGTCCAGACATAAGACGTACAGTCTGAGCCCCAGAGACTGCCTGAAGACCTGCCTCTTCCAGAAGTGGCAAAGAATGGTAGCGCCTCCAG CTGAACCGGCGAGACAAGCTCCAAACAAGCGACGGAAAAGGAAGGTGTCTGGAGGGAGCACCGTGAGCTCTGGCGGAAgcagcaataacaacagcaacagcaaaaagaaGAGTCCAGCCAACAGCTTTTCCCTCTCCAGCCAG GACCTGGTTGGAACAAAAACCTGTACAGTGCCGGAGCTTGAGGACCGGAGTTGA
- the ldb1a gene encoding LIM domain-binding protein 1-A isoform X4, whose product MSDRCSSKSFKLYSPKEPPNGGSFPPFHPGAMLDRDVGPTPMYPPSYMEPGMGRPTPYGNQTDYRIYELNKRLQNWTEDCDNLWWDAFTTEFFEDDAMLTVTFCLEDGPKRYTIGRTLIPRYFRSIFEGGATELFYVLKHPKESFHSNFVSLDCDQCTMVTQNGKPMFTQVCVEGRLYLEFMFDDMMRIKTWHFSIRQHREILPRSILAMHQDPQMLDQLAKNITRCGLSNSTLNYLRLCVILEPMQELMSRHKTYSLSPRDCLKTCLFQKWQRMVAPPAEPARQAPNKRRKRKVSGGSTVSSGGSSNNNSNSKKKSPANSFSLSSQVPDVMMVGEPTLMGGEFGDEDERLITRLENTQFDGANGLEDEDSFNSSPALGAHSPWNNKARSSQESKNDSSQSSQ is encoded by the exons CTTCCACCCAGGCGCTATGCTGGACCGGGATGTGGG GCCCACACCCATGTACCCCCCGTCATACATGGAGCCTGGAATGGG GAGACCCACACCATATGGGAACCAGACAGATTACAGGATATATGAGCTGAACAAGAGACTACAGAACTGGACCGAG GATTGTGACAATCTGTGGTGGGACGCGTTCACCACAGAGTTTTTTGAGGATGACGCCATGCTCACCGTCACCTTCTGTCTGGAAGATGGACCCAAACGATACA CCATTGGCAGGACGCTGATTCCAAGATACTTTCGGAGTATTTTCGAAGGGGGCGCCACTGAGCTGTTCTACGTTCTGAAGCACCCAAAGGAGTCGTTCCACAGTAACTTTGTGTCACTCGACTGCGACCAGTGCACCATGGTGACCCAGAATGGCAAACCCATGTTCACGCAG gtgtgtgtggagggccGCCTGTACCTAGAGTTCATGTTTGACGACATGATGAGGATCAAGACGTGGCACTTCAGCATCAGACAACATAGAGAAATCCTACCGAGGAGCATCTTGGCTATGCAC CAGGATCCCCAGATGCTGGATCAGCTGGCCAAAAACATCACCAGATGTGGGCTGTCCAACTCCACACTCAACTACCTCCGT CTTTGTGTGATATTGGAGCCCATGCAGGAGCTGATGTCCAGACATAAGACGTACAGTCTGAGCCCCAGAGACTGCCTGAAGACCTGCCTCTTCCAGAAGTGGCAAAGAATGGTAGCGCCTCCAG CTGAACCGGCGAGACAAGCTCCAAACAAGCGACGGAAAAGGAAGGTGTCTGGAGGGAGCACCGTGAGCTCTGGCGGAAgcagcaataacaacagcaacagcaaaaagaaGAGTCCAGCCAACAGCTTTTCCCTCTCCAGCCAGGTACCT GacgtgatgatggtgggagagCCCACTCTGATGGGAGGGGAGTTTGGTGACGAAGACGAGCGTCTGATCACACGACTGGAGAACACGCAGTTCGATGGGGCGAATGGCCTGGAGGATGAGGACAGTTTCAACAGCTCGCCTGCACTGGGAGCACATTCGCCCTGGAACAACAAGGCTCGCTCCAGTCAGGAGAGCAAGAATGACAGCTCCCAGTCTTCCCAGTAG
- the ldb1a gene encoding LIM domain-binding protein 1-A isoform X5 has protein sequence MLDRDVGPTPMYPPSYMEPGMGRPTPYGNQTDYRIYELNKRLQNWTEDCDNLWWDAFTTEFFEDDAMLTVTFCLEDGPKRYTIGRTLIPRYFRSIFEGGATELFYVLKHPKESFHSNFVSLDCDQCTMVTQNGKPMFTQVCVEGRLYLEFMFDDMMRIKTWHFSIRQHREILPRSILAMHQDPQMLDQLAKNITRCGLSNSTLNYLRLCVILEPMQELMSRHKTYSLSPRDCLKTCLFQKWQRMVAPPAEPARQAPNKRRKRKVSGGSTVSSGGSSNNNSNSKKKSPANSFSLSSQVPDVMMVGEPTLMGGEFGDEDERLITRLENTQFDGANGLEDEDSFNSSPALGAHSPWNNKARSSQESKNDSSQSSQ, from the exons ATGCTGGACCGGGATGTGGG GCCCACACCCATGTACCCCCCGTCATACATGGAGCCTGGAATGGG GAGACCCACACCATATGGGAACCAGACAGATTACAGGATATATGAGCTGAACAAGAGACTACAGAACTGGACCGAG GATTGTGACAATCTGTGGTGGGACGCGTTCACCACAGAGTTTTTTGAGGATGACGCCATGCTCACCGTCACCTTCTGTCTGGAAGATGGACCCAAACGATACA CCATTGGCAGGACGCTGATTCCAAGATACTTTCGGAGTATTTTCGAAGGGGGCGCCACTGAGCTGTTCTACGTTCTGAAGCACCCAAAGGAGTCGTTCCACAGTAACTTTGTGTCACTCGACTGCGACCAGTGCACCATGGTGACCCAGAATGGCAAACCCATGTTCACGCAG gtgtgtgtggagggccGCCTGTACCTAGAGTTCATGTTTGACGACATGATGAGGATCAAGACGTGGCACTTCAGCATCAGACAACATAGAGAAATCCTACCGAGGAGCATCTTGGCTATGCAC CAGGATCCCCAGATGCTGGATCAGCTGGCCAAAAACATCACCAGATGTGGGCTGTCCAACTCCACACTCAACTACCTCCGT CTTTGTGTGATATTGGAGCCCATGCAGGAGCTGATGTCCAGACATAAGACGTACAGTCTGAGCCCCAGAGACTGCCTGAAGACCTGCCTCTTCCAGAAGTGGCAAAGAATGGTAGCGCCTCCAG CTGAACCGGCGAGACAAGCTCCAAACAAGCGACGGAAAAGGAAGGTGTCTGGAGGGAGCACCGTGAGCTCTGGCGGAAgcagcaataacaacagcaacagcaaaaagaaGAGTCCAGCCAACAGCTTTTCCCTCTCCAGCCAGGTACCT GacgtgatgatggtgggagagCCCACTCTGATGGGAGGGGAGTTTGGTGACGAAGACGAGCGTCTGATCACACGACTGGAGAACACGCAGTTCGATGGGGCGAATGGCCTGGAGGATGAGGACAGTTTCAACAGCTCGCCTGCACTGGGAGCACATTCGCCCTGGAACAACAAGGCTCGCTCCAGTCAGGAGAGCAAGAATGACAGCTCCCAGTCTTCCCAGTAG
- the ldb1a gene encoding LIM domain-binding protein 1-A isoform X1: MSVGGCACPGCSSKSFKLYSPKEPPNGGSFPPFHPGAMLDRDVGPTPMYPPSYMEPGMGRPTPYGNQTDYRIYELNKRLQNWTEDCDNLWWDAFTTEFFEDDAMLTVTFCLEDGPKRYTIGRTLIPRYFRSIFEGGATELFYVLKHPKESFHSNFVSLDCDQCTMVTQNGKPMFTQVCVEGRLYLEFMFDDMMRIKTWHFSIRQHREILPRSILAMHQDPQMLDQLAKNITRCGLSNSTLNYLRLCVILEPMQELMSRHKTYSLSPRDCLKTCLFQKWQRMVAPPAEPARQAPNKRRKRKVSGGSTVSSGGSSNNNSNSKKKSPANSFSLSSQVPDVMMVGEPTLMGGEFGDEDERLITRLENTQFDGANGLEDEDSFNSSPALGAHSPWNNKARSSQESKNDSSQSSQ; encoded by the exons CTTCCACCCAGGCGCTATGCTGGACCGGGATGTGGG GCCCACACCCATGTACCCCCCGTCATACATGGAGCCTGGAATGGG GAGACCCACACCATATGGGAACCAGACAGATTACAGGATATATGAGCTGAACAAGAGACTACAGAACTGGACCGAG GATTGTGACAATCTGTGGTGGGACGCGTTCACCACAGAGTTTTTTGAGGATGACGCCATGCTCACCGTCACCTTCTGTCTGGAAGATGGACCCAAACGATACA CCATTGGCAGGACGCTGATTCCAAGATACTTTCGGAGTATTTTCGAAGGGGGCGCCACTGAGCTGTTCTACGTTCTGAAGCACCCAAAGGAGTCGTTCCACAGTAACTTTGTGTCACTCGACTGCGACCAGTGCACCATGGTGACCCAGAATGGCAAACCCATGTTCACGCAG gtgtgtgtggagggccGCCTGTACCTAGAGTTCATGTTTGACGACATGATGAGGATCAAGACGTGGCACTTCAGCATCAGACAACATAGAGAAATCCTACCGAGGAGCATCTTGGCTATGCAC CAGGATCCCCAGATGCTGGATCAGCTGGCCAAAAACATCACCAGATGTGGGCTGTCCAACTCCACACTCAACTACCTCCGT CTTTGTGTGATATTGGAGCCCATGCAGGAGCTGATGTCCAGACATAAGACGTACAGTCTGAGCCCCAGAGACTGCCTGAAGACCTGCCTCTTCCAGAAGTGGCAAAGAATGGTAGCGCCTCCAG CTGAACCGGCGAGACAAGCTCCAAACAAGCGACGGAAAAGGAAGGTGTCTGGAGGGAGCACCGTGAGCTCTGGCGGAAgcagcaataacaacagcaacagcaaaaagaaGAGTCCAGCCAACAGCTTTTCCCTCTCCAGCCAGGTACCT GacgtgatgatggtgggagagCCCACTCTGATGGGAGGGGAGTTTGGTGACGAAGACGAGCGTCTGATCACACGACTGGAGAACACGCAGTTCGATGGGGCGAATGGCCTGGAGGATGAGGACAGTTTCAACAGCTCGCCTGCACTGGGAGCACATTCGCCCTGGAACAACAAGGCTCGCTCCAGTCAGGAGAGCAAGAATGACAGCTCCCAGTCTTCCCAGTAG
- the ldb1a gene encoding LIM domain-binding protein 1-A isoform X3 has protein sequence MSVGGCACPGCSSKSFKLYSPKEPPNGGSFPPFHPGAMLDRDVGPTPMYPPSYMEPGMGRPTPYGNQTDYRIYELNKRLQNWTEDCDNLWWDAFTTEFFEDDAMLTVTFCLEDGPKRYTIGRTLIPRYFRSIFEGGATELFYVLKHPKESFHSNFVSLDCDQCTMVTQNGKPMFTQVCVEGRLYLEFMFDDMMRIKTWHFSIRQHREILPRSILAMHQDPQMLDQLAKNITRCGLSNSTLNYLRLCVILEPMQELMSRHKTYSLSPRDCLKTCLFQKWQRMVAPPAEPARQAPNKRRKRKVSGGSTVSSGGSSNNNSNSKKKSPANSFSLSSQDVMMVGEPTLMGGEFGDEDERLITRLENTQFDGANGLEDEDSFNSSPALGAHSPWNNKARSSQESKNDSSQSSQ, from the exons CTTCCACCCAGGCGCTATGCTGGACCGGGATGTGGG GCCCACACCCATGTACCCCCCGTCATACATGGAGCCTGGAATGGG GAGACCCACACCATATGGGAACCAGACAGATTACAGGATATATGAGCTGAACAAGAGACTACAGAACTGGACCGAG GATTGTGACAATCTGTGGTGGGACGCGTTCACCACAGAGTTTTTTGAGGATGACGCCATGCTCACCGTCACCTTCTGTCTGGAAGATGGACCCAAACGATACA CCATTGGCAGGACGCTGATTCCAAGATACTTTCGGAGTATTTTCGAAGGGGGCGCCACTGAGCTGTTCTACGTTCTGAAGCACCCAAAGGAGTCGTTCCACAGTAACTTTGTGTCACTCGACTGCGACCAGTGCACCATGGTGACCCAGAATGGCAAACCCATGTTCACGCAG gtgtgtgtggagggccGCCTGTACCTAGAGTTCATGTTTGACGACATGATGAGGATCAAGACGTGGCACTTCAGCATCAGACAACATAGAGAAATCCTACCGAGGAGCATCTTGGCTATGCAC CAGGATCCCCAGATGCTGGATCAGCTGGCCAAAAACATCACCAGATGTGGGCTGTCCAACTCCACACTCAACTACCTCCGT CTTTGTGTGATATTGGAGCCCATGCAGGAGCTGATGTCCAGACATAAGACGTACAGTCTGAGCCCCAGAGACTGCCTGAAGACCTGCCTCTTCCAGAAGTGGCAAAGAATGGTAGCGCCTCCAG CTGAACCGGCGAGACAAGCTCCAAACAAGCGACGGAAAAGGAAGGTGTCTGGAGGGAGCACCGTGAGCTCTGGCGGAAgcagcaataacaacagcaacagcaaaaagaaGAGTCCAGCCAACAGCTTTTCCCTCTCCAGCCAG GacgtgatgatggtgggagagCCCACTCTGATGGGAGGGGAGTTTGGTGACGAAGACGAGCGTCTGATCACACGACTGGAGAACACGCAGTTCGATGGGGCGAATGGCCTGGAGGATGAGGACAGTTTCAACAGCTCGCCTGCACTGGGAGCACATTCGCCCTGGAACAACAAGGCTCGCTCCAGTCAGGAGAGCAAGAATGACAGCTCCCAGTCTTCCCAGTAG
- the ldb1a gene encoding LIM domain-binding protein 1-A isoform X2, which produces MSVGGCACPGCSSKSFKLYSPKEPPNGGSFPPFHPGAMLDRDVGPTPMYPPSYMEPGMGRPTPYGNQTDYRIYELNKRLQNWTEDCDNLWWDAFTTEFFEDDAMLTVTFCLEDGPKRYTIGRTLIPRYFRSIFEGGATELFYVLKHPKESFHSNFVSLDCDQCTMVTQNGKPMFTQVCVEGRLYLEFMFDDMMRIKTWHFSIRQHREILPRSILAMHDPQMLDQLAKNITRCGLSNSTLNYLRLCVILEPMQELMSRHKTYSLSPRDCLKTCLFQKWQRMVAPPAEPARQAPNKRRKRKVSGGSTVSSGGSSNNNSNSKKKSPANSFSLSSQVPDVMMVGEPTLMGGEFGDEDERLITRLENTQFDGANGLEDEDSFNSSPALGAHSPWNNKARSSQESKNDSSQSSQ; this is translated from the exons CTTCCACCCAGGCGCTATGCTGGACCGGGATGTGGG GCCCACACCCATGTACCCCCCGTCATACATGGAGCCTGGAATGGG GAGACCCACACCATATGGGAACCAGACAGATTACAGGATATATGAGCTGAACAAGAGACTACAGAACTGGACCGAG GATTGTGACAATCTGTGGTGGGACGCGTTCACCACAGAGTTTTTTGAGGATGACGCCATGCTCACCGTCACCTTCTGTCTGGAAGATGGACCCAAACGATACA CCATTGGCAGGACGCTGATTCCAAGATACTTTCGGAGTATTTTCGAAGGGGGCGCCACTGAGCTGTTCTACGTTCTGAAGCACCCAAAGGAGTCGTTCCACAGTAACTTTGTGTCACTCGACTGCGACCAGTGCACCATGGTGACCCAGAATGGCAAACCCATGTTCACGCAG gtgtgtgtggagggccGCCTGTACCTAGAGTTCATGTTTGACGACATGATGAGGATCAAGACGTGGCACTTCAGCATCAGACAACATAGAGAAATCCTACCGAGGAGCATCTTGGCTATGCAC GATCCCCAGATGCTGGATCAGCTGGCCAAAAACATCACCAGATGTGGGCTGTCCAACTCCACACTCAACTACCTCCGT CTTTGTGTGATATTGGAGCCCATGCAGGAGCTGATGTCCAGACATAAGACGTACAGTCTGAGCCCCAGAGACTGCCTGAAGACCTGCCTCTTCCAGAAGTGGCAAAGAATGGTAGCGCCTCCAG CTGAACCGGCGAGACAAGCTCCAAACAAGCGACGGAAAAGGAAGGTGTCTGGAGGGAGCACCGTGAGCTCTGGCGGAAgcagcaataacaacagcaacagcaaaaagaaGAGTCCAGCCAACAGCTTTTCCCTCTCCAGCCAGGTACCT GacgtgatgatggtgggagagCCCACTCTGATGGGAGGGGAGTTTGGTGACGAAGACGAGCGTCTGATCACACGACTGGAGAACACGCAGTTCGATGGGGCGAATGGCCTGGAGGATGAGGACAGTTTCAACAGCTCGCCTGCACTGGGAGCACATTCGCCCTGGAACAACAAGGCTCGCTCCAGTCAGGAGAGCAAGAATGACAGCTCCCAGTCTTCCCAGTAG